Proteins from one Periplaneta americana isolate PAMFEO1 chromosome 6, P.americana_PAMFEO1_priV1, whole genome shotgun sequence genomic window:
- the LOC138701013 gene encoding uncharacterized protein isoform X3 produces the protein MGERSRLKRGSVPSIFHWTQSTTPSENAYRGARVKKRNEPNITHREPVQFLNTDNASVAALKMMVCVVPGCESNALRIGGPSVSFFSFPKDEERRALWIQRINPALSGKPKSYLHDRRVCGLHFTEDQFINVRRLRLTYDAVPTLELPDLKPKILRVYASGISKDSTVKRNASDGTYLVNTRNCEVKVENFETSPSAGFEMVNIKLETDISSDNEMDIKSEPTFNDEDDAVNAHDISPNYEHEIRCQVNSSCEDNLLRTHNSSLKEECEINYQVSLRNEVDPLNTFDVSLSDKVKIECQSVSNHEDDSLSTQNNCNYGVHVKEEKKEFGESDIS, from the exons Atgg GTGAAAGGTCACGATTGAAACGAGGTTCTGTGCCATCCATATTTCATTGGACTCAATCCACTACGCCTAGTGAAAATGCTTACAGAGGGGCAAGAGTTAAGAAGAGGAATGAGCCCAATATTACACACCGAGAGCcagtgcaatttttaaatacagataATGCATCTGTTGCAGCACTCAAG ATGATGGTGTGTGTAGTCCCTGGATGCGAGTCCAATGCTTTGAGAATAGGAGGACCTAGCGTGTCATTTTTTAGCTTCCCAAAGGATGAAGAAAG acgTGCTCTTTGGATCCAGCGCATTAACCCTGCCCTGAGTGGGAAGCCAAAGAGCTATCTGCATGATCGACGTGTTTGTGGACTTCACTTCACAGAGGATCAGTTCATAAATGTTCGTCGATTACGACTGACTTACGATGCAGTACCAACCCTGGAACTTCCTGATCTGAAACCTAAGATTTTGCGTGTGTATGCTTCAG GAATCTCCAAAGACTCCACAGTTAAAAGAAATGCAAGTGATGGAACATATCTAGTGAATACAAGAAATTGTGAAGTGAAAGTTGAGAATTTTGAAACTTCCCCTTCAGCAGGCTTCGAGATG GTAAATATAAAACTAGAAACTGACATATCGTCAGATAACGAGATGGATATAAAATCTGAGCCTACTTTTAATGACGAAGATGATGCAGTGAATGCACATGACATATCTCCGAATTATGAACATGAAATCAGATGCCAGGTCAATTCAAGTTGTGAAGACAATCTATTGCGTACACACAACTCATCTTTGAAGGAGGAATGTGAAATTAATTACCAAGTGAGTTTGAGAAATGAAGTTGACCCACTGAACACATTTGACGTGTCTTTGAGTGATAAAGTTAAAATCGAATGTCAGTCTGTTTCAAATCACGAAGATGATTCATTAAGTACACAGAATAACTGTAACTATGGTGTACatgtgaaagaagaaaagaaagagtttGGTGAAAGTGATATTAGCTAA
- the LOC138701013 gene encoding uncharacterized protein isoform X4 — protein sequence MMVCVVPGCESNALRIGGPSVSFFSFPKDEERRALWIQRINPALSGKPKSYLHDRRVCGLHFTEDQFINVRRLRLTYDAVPTLELPDLKPKILRVYASGISKDSTVKRNASDGTYLVNTRNCEVKVENFETSPSAGFEMVNIKLETDISSDNEMDIKSEPTFNDEDDAVNAHDISPNYEHEIRCQVNSSCEDNLLRTHNSSLKEECEINYQVSLRNEVDPLNTFDVSLSDKVKIECQSVSNHEDDSLSTQNNCNYGVHVKEEKKEFGESDIS from the exons ATGATGGTGTGTGTAGTCCCTGGATGCGAGTCCAATGCTTTGAGAATAGGAGGACCTAGCGTGTCATTTTTTAGCTTCCCAAAGGATGAAGAAAG acgTGCTCTTTGGATCCAGCGCATTAACCCTGCCCTGAGTGGGAAGCCAAAGAGCTATCTGCATGATCGACGTGTTTGTGGACTTCACTTCACAGAGGATCAGTTCATAAATGTTCGTCGATTACGACTGACTTACGATGCAGTACCAACCCTGGAACTTCCTGATCTGAAACCTAAGATTTTGCGTGTGTATGCTTCAG GAATCTCCAAAGACTCCACAGTTAAAAGAAATGCAAGTGATGGAACATATCTAGTGAATACAAGAAATTGTGAAGTGAAAGTTGAGAATTTTGAAACTTCCCCTTCAGCAGGCTTCGAGATG GTAAATATAAAACTAGAAACTGACATATCGTCAGATAACGAGATGGATATAAAATCTGAGCCTACTTTTAATGACGAAGATGATGCAGTGAATGCACATGACATATCTCCGAATTATGAACATGAAATCAGATGCCAGGTCAATTCAAGTTGTGAAGACAATCTATTGCGTACACACAACTCATCTTTGAAGGAGGAATGTGAAATTAATTACCAAGTGAGTTTGAGAAATGAAGTTGACCCACTGAACACATTTGACGTGTCTTTGAGTGATAAAGTTAAAATCGAATGTCAGTCTGTTTCAAATCACGAAGATGATTCATTAAGTACACAGAATAACTGTAACTATGGTGTACatgtgaaagaagaaaagaaagagtttGGTGAAAGTGATATTAGCTAA
- the LOC138701013 gene encoding uncharacterized protein isoform X1, whose amino-acid sequence MPNYCCVPLCKNKGKPFAFHQFPNDVKLKKQWLHAIRRKNFDLSNVTKNTRVCSEHFKKDDYQTTLMGERSRLKRGSVPSIFHWTQSTTPSENAYRGARVKKRNEPNITHREPVQFLNTDNASVAALKMMVCVVPGCESNALRIGGPSVSFFSFPKDEERRALWIQRINPALSGKPKSYLHDRRVCGLHFTEDQFINVRRLRLTYDAVPTLELPDLKPKILRVYASGISKDSTVKRNASDGTYLVNTRNCEVKVENFETSPSAGFEMVNIKLETDISSDNEMDIKSEPTFNDEDDAVNAHDISPNYEHEIRCQVNSSCEDNLLRTHNSSLKEECEINYQVSLRNEVDPLNTFDVSLSDKVKIECQSVSNHEDDSLSTQNNCNYGVHVKEEKKEFGESDIS is encoded by the exons ATGCCAAATTATTGTTGTGTTCCTCTCTGCAAAAACAAGGGAAAGCCTTTTGCCTTCCATCAGTTCCCGAATGATGTGAAACTTAAAAAACAGTGGTTACACGCGATTAGAAGGAAAAACTTTGATCTGAGTAATGTCACCAAGAACACCAGAGTTTGCTCTGAACATTTTAAGAAAGATGATTATCAAACTACATTAAtgg GTGAAAGGTCACGATTGAAACGAGGTTCTGTGCCATCCATATTTCATTGGACTCAATCCACTACGCCTAGTGAAAATGCTTACAGAGGGGCAAGAGTTAAGAAGAGGAATGAGCCCAATATTACACACCGAGAGCcagtgcaatttttaaatacagataATGCATCTGTTGCAGCACTCAAG ATGATGGTGTGTGTAGTCCCTGGATGCGAGTCCAATGCTTTGAGAATAGGAGGACCTAGCGTGTCATTTTTTAGCTTCCCAAAGGATGAAGAAAG acgTGCTCTTTGGATCCAGCGCATTAACCCTGCCCTGAGTGGGAAGCCAAAGAGCTATCTGCATGATCGACGTGTTTGTGGACTTCACTTCACAGAGGATCAGTTCATAAATGTTCGTCGATTACGACTGACTTACGATGCAGTACCAACCCTGGAACTTCCTGATCTGAAACCTAAGATTTTGCGTGTGTATGCTTCAG GAATCTCCAAAGACTCCACAGTTAAAAGAAATGCAAGTGATGGAACATATCTAGTGAATACAAGAAATTGTGAAGTGAAAGTTGAGAATTTTGAAACTTCCCCTTCAGCAGGCTTCGAGATG GTAAATATAAAACTAGAAACTGACATATCGTCAGATAACGAGATGGATATAAAATCTGAGCCTACTTTTAATGACGAAGATGATGCAGTGAATGCACATGACATATCTCCGAATTATGAACATGAAATCAGATGCCAGGTCAATTCAAGTTGTGAAGACAATCTATTGCGTACACACAACTCATCTTTGAAGGAGGAATGTGAAATTAATTACCAAGTGAGTTTGAGAAATGAAGTTGACCCACTGAACACATTTGACGTGTCTTTGAGTGATAAAGTTAAAATCGAATGTCAGTCTGTTTCAAATCACGAAGATGATTCATTAAGTACACAGAATAACTGTAACTATGGTGTACatgtgaaagaagaaaagaaagagtttGGTGAAAGTGATATTAGCTAA
- the LOC138701013 gene encoding uncharacterized protein isoform X2, producing MGKPFAFHQFPNDVKLKKQWLHAIRRKNFDLSNVTKNTRVCSEHFKKDDYQTTLMGERSRLKRGSVPSIFHWTQSTTPSENAYRGARVKKRNEPNITHREPVQFLNTDNASVAALKMMVCVVPGCESNALRIGGPSVSFFSFPKDEERRALWIQRINPALSGKPKSYLHDRRVCGLHFTEDQFINVRRLRLTYDAVPTLELPDLKPKILRVYASGISKDSTVKRNASDGTYLVNTRNCEVKVENFETSPSAGFEMVNIKLETDISSDNEMDIKSEPTFNDEDDAVNAHDISPNYEHEIRCQVNSSCEDNLLRTHNSSLKEECEINYQVSLRNEVDPLNTFDVSLSDKVKIECQSVSNHEDDSLSTQNNCNYGVHVKEEKKEFGESDIS from the exons atg GGAAAGCCTTTTGCCTTCCATCAGTTCCCGAATGATGTGAAACTTAAAAAACAGTGGTTACACGCGATTAGAAGGAAAAACTTTGATCTGAGTAATGTCACCAAGAACACCAGAGTTTGCTCTGAACATTTTAAGAAAGATGATTATCAAACTACATTAAtgg GTGAAAGGTCACGATTGAAACGAGGTTCTGTGCCATCCATATTTCATTGGACTCAATCCACTACGCCTAGTGAAAATGCTTACAGAGGGGCAAGAGTTAAGAAGAGGAATGAGCCCAATATTACACACCGAGAGCcagtgcaatttttaaatacagataATGCATCTGTTGCAGCACTCAAG ATGATGGTGTGTGTAGTCCCTGGATGCGAGTCCAATGCTTTGAGAATAGGAGGACCTAGCGTGTCATTTTTTAGCTTCCCAAAGGATGAAGAAAG acgTGCTCTTTGGATCCAGCGCATTAACCCTGCCCTGAGTGGGAAGCCAAAGAGCTATCTGCATGATCGACGTGTTTGTGGACTTCACTTCACAGAGGATCAGTTCATAAATGTTCGTCGATTACGACTGACTTACGATGCAGTACCAACCCTGGAACTTCCTGATCTGAAACCTAAGATTTTGCGTGTGTATGCTTCAG GAATCTCCAAAGACTCCACAGTTAAAAGAAATGCAAGTGATGGAACATATCTAGTGAATACAAGAAATTGTGAAGTGAAAGTTGAGAATTTTGAAACTTCCCCTTCAGCAGGCTTCGAGATG GTAAATATAAAACTAGAAACTGACATATCGTCAGATAACGAGATGGATATAAAATCTGAGCCTACTTTTAATGACGAAGATGATGCAGTGAATGCACATGACATATCTCCGAATTATGAACATGAAATCAGATGCCAGGTCAATTCAAGTTGTGAAGACAATCTATTGCGTACACACAACTCATCTTTGAAGGAGGAATGTGAAATTAATTACCAAGTGAGTTTGAGAAATGAAGTTGACCCACTGAACACATTTGACGTGTCTTTGAGTGATAAAGTTAAAATCGAATGTCAGTCTGTTTCAAATCACGAAGATGATTCATTAAGTACACAGAATAACTGTAACTATGGTGTACatgtgaaagaagaaaagaaagagtttGGTGAAAGTGATATTAGCTAA